The Streptomyces sp. Mut1 genome window below encodes:
- a CDS encoding UDP-N-acetylmuramoyl-tripeptide--D-alanyl-D-alanine ligase — MIALSLAEIAAIVGGQTHDIPDPSATVSGPVVIDSRKVTPGSLFVAFAGERADGHDYAGRAVEAGAALVLATRPVGVPAIVVDDVVAALGALSRAVVARLGTTVVALTGSAGKTSTKDLIAQLLERKGPTVYPEGNLNNEIGLPLTALRATDETQHLVLEMGARYIGDIRYLTGLVPPRVGLVLNVGSAHIGEFGGKEQIAQAKGEMVESLPEDGTAVLNADDPLVRAMASRTKARVLFFGEAADADVRGENVHLTDDGRPAFRLHTPTGCSDVTMRLYGEHHVSNALAAAAVAHELGLSADEIAEALSEAGTLSRWRMEVTERPDGVTFVNDAYNANPESMKAALRALAAMGKGRRTWAVLGLMAELGDASLAEHDAVGRLAVRLNVSKLVAVGGREASWLQLGAYNEGSWGEESVHVSDAQAAVDLLRRELRPGDVVLVKASRSVGLEQVVTALLENATEGEVAGR; from the coding sequence GTGATCGCCCTTTCCCTCGCCGAGATCGCCGCAATCGTCGGCGGGCAGACGCACGACATACCGGATCCGTCAGCAACCGTCAGCGGGCCGGTCGTCATCGACTCCCGCAAGGTGACCCCAGGCAGCCTTTTCGTCGCCTTCGCCGGCGAACGCGCCGACGGCCACGACTACGCCGGGCGCGCCGTCGAGGCGGGTGCGGCGCTCGTCCTGGCCACCCGCCCCGTCGGCGTCCCCGCGATCGTCGTGGACGACGTGGTGGCGGCCCTCGGGGCGCTCTCCCGCGCCGTCGTCGCCCGCCTCGGCACCACCGTCGTCGCCCTGACCGGCTCCGCGGGCAAGACCTCCACCAAGGACCTCATCGCGCAGCTCCTGGAGCGCAAGGGGCCCACCGTCTACCCCGAGGGCAACCTCAACAACGAGATCGGCCTGCCGCTCACCGCGCTGCGCGCCACCGACGAGACCCAGCACCTGGTCCTCGAAATGGGCGCCCGCTACATCGGCGACATCCGCTACCTCACCGGACTCGTCCCGCCGCGCGTCGGCCTCGTACTGAACGTCGGCAGCGCCCACATCGGCGAGTTCGGAGGCAAGGAGCAGATCGCCCAGGCCAAGGGCGAGATGGTCGAGTCGCTGCCCGAGGACGGCACCGCCGTGCTCAACGCCGACGACCCCCTCGTACGCGCCATGGCCTCCCGCACCAAGGCCCGTGTGCTCTTCTTCGGCGAAGCCGCGGATGCGGACGTACGGGGTGAGAACGTCCACCTCACCGACGACGGACGCCCCGCGTTCCGGCTCCACACACCCACCGGGTGCAGCGATGTGACCATGCGCCTGTACGGTGAGCACCACGTGTCGAACGCGCTCGCCGCGGCCGCCGTCGCCCATGAGCTGGGCCTGTCCGCAGACGAGATCGCCGAAGCGCTCTCCGAGGCGGGCACCCTCTCCCGCTGGCGCATGGAGGTCACCGAGCGTCCGGACGGCGTGACGTTCGTCAATGACGCCTACAACGCCAACCCCGAATCCATGAAGGCCGCGCTGCGCGCGCTGGCCGCCATGGGGAAGGGGCGTCGTACGTGGGCGGTGCTCGGCCTGATGGCCGAGCTCGGCGACGCCTCGCTCGCCGAGCACGACGCGGTCGGACGGCTCGCCGTCCGGCTCAACGTCAGCAAGCTCGTCGCGGTCGGGGGCAGAGAAGCCTCCTGGCTGCAACTGGGCGCATACAACGAGGGTTCGTGGGGTGAGGAGTCGGTGCACGTGTCCGACGCACAGGCTGCCGTCGACCTGTTGCGCAGGGAACTGCGCCCGGGAGACGTCGTGCTGGTGAAGGCGTCCCGGTCGGTAGGCCTGGAGCAGGTCGTAACGGCACTGCTGGAGAACGCGACCGAGGGCGAGGTCGCGGGCCGATGA
- a CDS encoding UDP-N-acetylmuramoyl-L-alanyl-D-glutamate--2,6-diaminopimelate ligase, with protein MTTITPDPGNRNENPRTPAPSLRERSGAPGTLTAVPHAEQSRTTQKDAPVNYPGAPRPDRLRPTPLVTLAARLGAEPPGTGDVTGITHDSRAVRPGDLYAALPGARLHGADFAAQAAGLGAAAILTDPSGAERARATGVPVLVTDDPRGRMGELAAEIYGHPGADLLQIGITGTSGKTTTAYLIEGGFRGAGRDTGLIGTVEMRIGDERIKSERTTPEATDLQALYAVMRERGVDAVTMEVSSHALVLGRVDGCVFDVAVFNNLSPEHMEFHSGMEDYFQAKARLFTPQRSKQGVVNYDDEYGRRLITEASVPITTFSAEGHPDADWRAEDVVVGQLGSTLTVVGPNGERATAKAPLPGPFNVANTLAAIVTLAVAGIDPQTAADGVASVPGVPGRLERVDAGQPYLALVDYAHKTDAVESVLRSLRKVTKGRLHIVLGCGGDRDTTKRGPMGAAAARLADTAVLTSDNPRSEDPLGILAAMLSGAAEVPVHERGDVLVDADRAAAVAAVVGRAEPGDTVLIAGKGHEQGQDIHGVVRPFDDRVVLRAAIERSLGHESATPCASTHENNSQG; from the coding sequence GTGACAACCATCACCCCCGATCCCGGGAACCGGAACGAGAACCCCCGGACCCCGGCCCCCTCACTTCGCGAGAGGTCCGGTGCGCCCGGTACGCTCACCGCCGTGCCCCACGCTGAACAGTCCCGAACGACCCAGAAGGACGCGCCTGTGAACTACCCGGGAGCGCCCCGCCCGGATCGGCTGCGGCCGACCCCCCTGGTAACACTGGCGGCCCGTCTGGGAGCCGAACCGCCGGGCACCGGTGACGTCACCGGCATCACCCACGACTCCCGCGCCGTACGCCCCGGGGACCTCTACGCGGCCCTGCCGGGCGCCCGGCTGCACGGCGCCGACTTCGCCGCCCAGGCGGCCGGTCTCGGCGCGGCGGCCATCCTCACCGATCCGTCCGGCGCCGAGCGCGCCCGCGCCACCGGGGTGCCGGTCCTCGTCACCGACGACCCGCGCGGCCGGATGGGCGAACTCGCCGCCGAGATCTACGGCCACCCCGGCGCCGACCTGCTCCAGATCGGCATCACCGGCACCTCCGGCAAGACCACCACCGCCTACCTCATCGAAGGCGGCTTCCGCGGCGCCGGACGCGACACCGGCCTCATCGGCACCGTCGAGATGCGGATCGGCGACGAACGCATCAAGTCCGAGCGCACCACCCCGGAAGCCACCGATCTCCAGGCCCTGTACGCCGTCATGCGCGAACGCGGCGTGGACGCGGTGACCATGGAGGTCTCCAGCCACGCCCTGGTGCTCGGCCGGGTCGACGGCTGCGTCTTCGACGTCGCCGTCTTCAACAACCTCAGCCCGGAGCACATGGAGTTCCACTCCGGCATGGAGGACTACTTCCAGGCCAAGGCGCGGCTGTTCACCCCGCAGCGCAGCAAACAGGGCGTCGTCAACTACGACGACGAGTACGGCCGCAGGCTCATCACCGAGGCGTCCGTGCCCATCACCACCTTCTCCGCCGAGGGCCACCCGGACGCCGACTGGCGGGCCGAGGACGTCGTCGTCGGCCAGCTCGGCTCCACCCTCACCGTGGTCGGCCCGAACGGCGAGCGGGCCACCGCCAAGGCCCCGCTGCCCGGCCCGTTCAACGTCGCCAACACCCTGGCCGCGATCGTCACCCTCGCCGTCGCCGGCATCGACCCGCAGACCGCGGCCGACGGCGTCGCGTCCGTCCCCGGGGTGCCCGGCCGGCTGGAACGCGTCGACGCCGGACAGCCCTACCTCGCGCTCGTCGACTACGCGCACAAGACCGACGCCGTCGAGTCCGTGCTGCGCTCCCTGCGCAAGGTCACCAAGGGCAGGCTGCACATCGTCCTCGGCTGCGGCGGCGACCGCGACACCACCAAGCGCGGCCCGATGGGCGCCGCCGCCGCCCGGCTCGCCGACACCGCCGTACTGACCTCCGACAACCCCCGCTCCGAGGACCCGCTCGGCATCCTGGCCGCCATGCTCTCCGGCGCCGCCGAGGTGCCCGTCCACGAGCGCGGCGACGTCCTGGTCGACGCCGACCGGGCCGCGGCCGTCGCCGCCGTCGTCGGCCGCGCCGAGCCCGGGGACACCGTGCTCATCGCCGGCAAGGGCCACGAGCAGGGCCAGGACATCCACGGCGTCGTCCGCCCCTTCGACGACCGGGTGGTCCTGCGCGCCGCCATCGAGCGGTCCCTGGGGCACGAGAGCGCCACCCCCTGTGCCTCCACCCACGAGAACAACAGTCAGGGATGA
- a CDS encoding peptidoglycan D,D-transpeptidase FtsI family protein: MPSKQPPRRRVPGPARPRNAASSGRPRPEQRRRGPSGAPRGRTARSRSGRPLRLGSPRPRLRLVSLALTLVMIAFVVRLLQVQAVDAHAYAAKAEENRYLSYTVAAERGEITDRGGIALATSVDAYDITADPKMFTPADSKAPDAPQQAAALLAPILGVDAADLTKRLSKPKSRYAVLARRQTPQVWKQIKDLKSAFAEKAAKDKAAGGPGANVLAGVFQEATTKRVYPNGALAAGILGYVNAEGKGAGGLESQLDKELAGEDGTIKYAQSGGRRVPTAGTKEVPAVPGSDIELTIDRDIQWAAQKAISDQVEKSKADRGYVIVQNTRTGEVLAMANAPGFDPNDLSQADAASLGNAALQDVYEPGSTSKVMSMAAVLEEGVATPGTHVTVPNRLHRGDRLFKDDIDHPTWYLTLNGVLAKSSNIGTILATGQLGKTQAESNKVLHSYLRKFGIGSPTGLDYPGETPGILAKPQDWSTSQQFTIPFGQGLSLNAMQAASIYSTIANGGVRIEPTLVRGTRGADGRYTPAEAPEQTRVVSEKTAKTLATMLESVVGDEEGTGTKAKIPGYRVAGKTGTANRVDPVRGGYHGYTASFAGFAPADDPQITVYCAIQNPTKGSYFGGQICGPIYKQVMEFALKTLQTPPSGSEPARLPVSYAPGE; the protein is encoded by the coding sequence GTGCCCTCCAAGCAACCACCGCGCCGCCGGGTCCCCGGCCCCGCGCGCCCCCGCAACGCCGCCTCGTCCGGCCGCCCGCGCCCCGAGCAGCGGCGGCGCGGCCCGTCCGGCGCACCGCGCGGGCGCACGGCGCGCAGCCGCTCCGGCCGGCCGCTGCGGCTGGGCAGCCCGCGCCCGAGGCTGCGGCTGGTCAGCCTCGCGCTGACGCTCGTCATGATCGCGTTCGTCGTCCGCCTCCTCCAGGTCCAGGCAGTCGACGCCCACGCGTACGCCGCGAAGGCCGAGGAGAACCGCTACCTGAGCTACACCGTGGCGGCGGAGCGCGGTGAGATCACCGACCGCGGCGGCATCGCGCTGGCCACCAGCGTCGACGCGTACGACATCACGGCCGACCCCAAGATGTTCACGCCGGCCGACAGCAAGGCGCCCGACGCCCCCCAGCAGGCCGCCGCCCTCCTCGCGCCCATCCTCGGCGTCGACGCGGCCGATCTGACGAAGCGGCTCTCCAAGCCCAAGAGCCGCTACGCGGTCCTGGCCCGCAGGCAGACCCCGCAGGTCTGGAAGCAGATCAAGGACCTGAAGTCCGCCTTCGCCGAGAAGGCCGCGAAGGACAAGGCGGCCGGCGGCCCCGGCGCCAACGTGCTGGCCGGCGTCTTCCAGGAGGCGACCACCAAGCGCGTCTACCCCAACGGCGCCCTGGCCGCCGGGATACTGGGTTATGTCAACGCCGAGGGCAAGGGCGCGGGCGGCCTCGAATCGCAGCTGGACAAGGAACTCGCGGGCGAGGACGGCACGATCAAGTACGCCCAGTCCGGCGGCCGGCGGGTGCCCACCGCGGGCACCAAGGAGGTGCCGGCGGTCCCCGGCTCCGACATCGAGCTGACCATCGACCGCGACATCCAGTGGGCGGCCCAGAAGGCCATCTCCGACCAGGTCGAGAAGTCGAAGGCCGACCGCGGCTACGTCATCGTGCAGAACACCCGCACCGGCGAGGTCCTCGCCATGGCCAACGCCCCCGGCTTCGACCCCAACGACCTCTCCCAGGCCGACGCCGCGTCCCTGGGCAACGCGGCCCTCCAGGACGTCTACGAGCCCGGCTCCACCAGCAAGGTGATGTCCATGGCCGCCGTGCTGGAGGAGGGCGTCGCCACCCCCGGTACGCACGTCACGGTCCCCAACCGGCTGCACCGGGGCGACCGGCTCTTCAAGGACGACATCGACCACCCCACGTGGTACCTGACGCTCAACGGCGTACTCGCCAAGTCCAGCAACATCGGAACGATCCTGGCCACCGGTCAGCTCGGCAAGACGCAGGCCGAGTCGAACAAGGTGCTGCACTCCTACCTGAGGAAGTTCGGCATCGGGTCGCCCACCGGCCTCGACTACCCCGGCGAGACCCCCGGCATCCTCGCCAAGCCGCAGGACTGGTCGACCTCGCAGCAGTTCACGATCCCCTTCGGCCAGGGCCTCTCCCTCAACGCCATGCAGGCCGCCTCGATCTACTCGACCATCGCCAACGGCGGCGTCCGGATCGAACCGACCCTCGTCCGCGGCACCAGGGGCGCCGACGGCCGCTACACCCCCGCCGAGGCCCCCGAACAGACCAGGGTGGTCAGCGAGAAGACGGCGAAGACGCTCGCCACCATGCTCGAATCGGTGGTCGGCGACGAGGAGGGCACCGGAACGAAGGCCAAGATCCCCGGCTACCGGGTCGCGGGCAAGACCGGCACCGCCAACCGGGTCGACCCGGTGCGCGGCGGCTACCACGGCTACACGGCCTCCTTCGCCGGCTTCGCGCCCGCCGACGACCCCCAGATCACCGTCTACTGTGCGATCCAGAACCCCACCAAGGGCAGTTACTTCGGCGGCCAGATCTGCGGCCCCATCTACAAGCAGGTCATGGAGTTCGCCCTCAAGACGCTCCAGACCCCCCCGTCCGGCAGTGAGCCGGCCCGGCTGCCGGTGTCCTACGCACCCGGCGAGTGA
- a CDS encoding FtsB family cell division protein, with translation MPAGPSTAARTPFVLLVVLLLGGGLITLLLLNSALNEGSFRLSELKKRTTELTDEQQALQRDVDASFEPDALARRARELGMVPGGSPAFLDPGGTVRGVPSKATPGPDPVSTPTTPAPATSAPASPATPTAPAATTPAPGTATAGPGTSTASGAPAAQPSTSPGR, from the coding sequence ATGCCCGCCGGGCCGAGCACCGCGGCCCGCACTCCGTTCGTCCTGCTGGTCGTCCTGCTGCTGGGCGGCGGCCTGATCACCCTGCTGCTGCTCAACTCCGCGCTCAACGAGGGATCGTTCCGGCTGAGCGAGCTGAAGAAGCGGACCACCGAACTCACCGACGAGCAGCAGGCCCTCCAGCGCGACGTCGACGCCTCCTTCGAGCCCGACGCCCTGGCACGCCGGGCCCGGGAGCTGGGCATGGTCCCCGGCGGCAGCCCCGCCTTCCTCGACCCGGGCGGCACGGTCCGGGGGGTGCCGTCCAAGGCCACGCCGGGCCCGGACCCCGTATCCACCCCGACCACCCCCGCGCCGGCCACGTCGGCGCCCGCGAGCCCGGCCACGCCCACGGCCCCCGCGGCCACCACCCCCGCGCCCGGCACCGCGACGGCGGGACCGGGCACCTCCACGGCCTCCGGCGCGCCGGCGGCACAGCCCTCCACGAGCCCCGGCAGGTGA
- the rsmH gene encoding 16S rRNA (cytosine(1402)-N(4))-methyltransferase RsmH yields MSQTRHVPVMLQRCLDLLAPALEAPGPRPPVVVDCTLGLGGHSEALLAAFPTARLIALDRDKEALRLSGERLAPYGDRATLVHAVYDELPEVLDRLGIPKVQGVLFDLGVSSMQLDEADRGFAYARDAPLDMRMDQTTGIGAAEVLNTYPPGELVRILRAYGEEKQAKRIVSAVVREREKEPFSNSARLVELIREALPQAAMRTGGNPAKRTFQALRIEVNGELTVLERAIPAAVRSLAVGGRIAVLSYQSLEDRLVKQVLAAGAANTAPPGLPVVPERYQPRLKLLTRGAELPTEEEVAENRRAAPARLRGAQRIREDER; encoded by the coding sequence ATGAGCCAGACCCGACACGTCCCGGTGATGCTCCAGCGATGCCTGGACCTGTTGGCACCGGCTCTGGAGGCGCCCGGCCCCCGGCCCCCCGTGGTCGTCGACTGCACCCTGGGCCTCGGCGGACACAGCGAGGCGCTCCTCGCCGCCTTCCCGACCGCCCGGCTGATCGCCCTGGACCGCGACAAGGAGGCCCTCCGCCTCTCCGGCGAGCGGCTCGCCCCCTACGGCGACCGCGCGACGCTGGTGCACGCCGTCTACGACGAGCTGCCCGAGGTGCTCGACCGGCTCGGCATCCCCAAGGTGCAGGGCGTCCTGTTCGACCTCGGCGTCTCCTCCATGCAGCTGGACGAGGCCGACCGCGGCTTCGCGTACGCCCGCGACGCCCCGCTCGACATGCGCATGGACCAGACGACCGGCATCGGCGCCGCCGAGGTCCTCAACACCTACCCGCCGGGCGAACTGGTGCGCATCCTGCGCGCGTACGGCGAGGAGAAGCAGGCGAAGCGGATCGTCTCCGCCGTCGTGCGCGAACGCGAGAAGGAGCCCTTCAGCAACAGCGCCCGGCTCGTCGAGCTGATCCGCGAAGCCCTGCCGCAGGCCGCCATGCGCACCGGCGGCAACCCCGCCAAGCGCACCTTCCAGGCCCTGCGCATCGAGGTCAACGGCGAACTCACCGTGCTGGAGCGGGCCATTCCGGCCGCCGTCCGGAGCCTCGCCGTCGGCGGCCGCATCGCGGTCCTGTCGTACCAGTCGCTGGAGGACCGGCTGGTCAAGCAGGTCCTCGCGGCCGGAGCCGCCAACACCGCGCCGCCCGGCCTGCCCGTCGTCCCCGAGCGCTACCAGCCCCGGCTGAAGCTGCTCACCCGGGGCGCCGAGCTCCCCACCGAGGAGGAGGTCGCCGAGAACCGGCGGGCCGCCCCCGCCCGGCTGCGCGGCGCCCAGCGCATCCGTGAGGACGAGCGGTGA
- a CDS encoding beta-class carbonic anhydrase, with product MSTSAHAPAEPPASAAAGTVTDRLVEANGHYASEFKDPGMDAKPVLRVAVVACMDARLDLHKALGLSLGDCHTIRNAGGVVTDDVIRSLAISQRALGTRSIILIHHTNCGMESITEDFRQELEMEVGQRPSWAVESYTDADQDVRQSMQRARTSPFLKHTDDVRGFVFDVTSGKLREIFPAS from the coding sequence ATGTCGACTTCCGCGCACGCCCCCGCCGAACCTCCCGCCTCCGCCGCCGCCGGTACGGTCACCGACCGTCTGGTCGAGGCGAATGGCCACTACGCCTCGGAGTTCAAGGACCCCGGGATGGACGCCAAGCCGGTGCTCCGCGTCGCCGTGGTCGCCTGCATGGACGCCCGGCTCGACCTGCACAAGGCTCTCGGCCTGTCGCTGGGCGACTGCCACACCATCCGCAACGCGGGCGGCGTGGTCACCGACGACGTCATCCGTTCGCTGGCGATCAGCCAGCGGGCGCTGGGCACCCGCAGCATCATCCTGATCCACCACACCAACTGCGGCATGGAGTCGATCACGGAGGACTTCCGCCAGGAGCTGGAGATGGAGGTCGGCCAGCGCCCGTCCTGGGCCGTGGAGTCGTACACCGACGCCGACCAGGACGTGCGGCAGTCGATGCAGCGCGCGCGCACCTCGCCGTTCCTCAAGCACACCGATGACGTGCGCGGTTTTGTCTTCGACGTGACCTCCGGCAAGCTGCGCGAGATCTTCCCGGCTTCCTGA
- a CDS encoding AAA family ATPase, with protein MTTYDDRASLTDLTTTAERVRRSVEAVIEGKPEVVRLSLTVLLAEGHLLIEDVPGVGKTMLAKALARSIDCSVRRIQFTPDLLPSDITGVSIYDQQRRDFEFKPGAIFAQVVIGDEINRASPKTQSALLESMEERQVTIDGHTYELPDPFMVVATQNPVEMEGTYPLPEAQRDRFMARVSIGYPSAEAELRMLDVHGGLSPLDDLQPVAHAHDIVKLIDAVRAVHVAEAVRRYAVQLVGATRNHPDLRLGASPRATLHLLRAAKASAALCGRDYCLPDDVQALAVAVLAHRLLPTAQAQLNRRSAEQVVLEILQQTPVPTAVGGPAAAAPQYQAGPAYGGRQQPAPRRT; from the coding sequence GTGACGACCTATGACGATCGAGCGAGCCTCACAGATCTGACCACCACCGCAGAGCGGGTGCGCAGGTCGGTGGAGGCCGTGATCGAGGGCAAGCCGGAGGTCGTACGGCTCTCGCTGACCGTGCTGCTCGCGGAGGGGCATCTGCTCATCGAGGATGTCCCGGGCGTCGGCAAGACCATGCTGGCCAAGGCGCTGGCCAGGTCCATCGACTGTTCGGTGCGCCGCATCCAGTTCACGCCGGACCTGCTGCCGTCGGACATCACCGGGGTGTCGATCTACGACCAGCAGCGCCGCGACTTCGAGTTCAAGCCGGGGGCGATCTTCGCCCAGGTGGTGATCGGCGACGAGATCAACCGCGCCTCCCCCAAGACCCAGTCCGCGCTGCTGGAGTCGATGGAGGAGCGCCAGGTCACCATCGACGGGCACACCTACGAGCTGCCCGACCCCTTCATGGTCGTGGCCACGCAGAACCCGGTGGAGATGGAGGGCACGTATCCGCTGCCCGAGGCCCAGCGCGACCGGTTCATGGCCCGGGTGTCGATCGGCTATCCCAGCGCGGAGGCCGAGCTGCGGATGCTCGACGTGCACGGCGGGCTCTCCCCCCTGGACGACCTCCAGCCGGTGGCCCACGCGCACGACATCGTGAAGCTGATCGACGCGGTGCGGGCGGTCCATGTCGCCGAGGCCGTCCGCAGGTACGCGGTGCAGCTCGTCGGCGCCACCCGCAACCACCCCGACCTCCGGCTCGGCGCCTCGCCGCGCGCCACGCTGCATCTGCTGCGGGCCGCCAAGGCGTCCGCGGCGCTGTGCGGCCGGGACTACTGCCTGCCGGACGATGTGCAGGCCCTGGCCGTGGCGGTGCTCGCCCACCGGCTGCTGCCCACCGCGCAGGCCCAGCTGAACCGCCGCAGCGCCGAGCAGGTCGTGCTGGAGATCCTCCAGCAGACCCCGGTGCCCACGGCCGTGGGCGGCCCGGCCGCCGCCGCTCCGCAGTATCAGGCGGGCCCGGCGTACGGCGGCCGACAGCAGCCCGCCCCCCGGCGGACGTGA
- a CDS encoding DUF58 domain-containing protein, whose protein sequence is MAGAGPVAMDGGEGKGGVRAALGGLTTRGRSFLAAGIAAAVCAYALGQGDLLRVGLLLAVLPLVCATVLYRTRYRVAGTRRLSPSRVPAGSEARVRLRMDNVSRLPTGLLMLQDRVPYVLGPRPRFVLDRVEAGGRREVSYRVRSDLRGRYPLGPLQLRLSDPFGMCELTRSFSAYDTLVVVPRTEPLPPVRLAGEASGHGEGRQRSLALAGEDDVIPRGYRYGDDLRRVHWRSTARHGELMVRREEQPQRARCTVLLDTRRVAYRGTGPDSAFEWAVSGAASALVHMLERGFAVQLLTDVGGAAPGGAGLAGATHDSAESAGLMMDTLAVVEHSDGGGLSRAYDGLRGGDEGLLIAFLGDLDEAQAAVAARMRQRSSGAVAFVLDATAWVNGASPATREASERRLRPLRESGWTVVPVEPGAELPVLWQQAGRHGTPAGSGTAGFSGGWS, encoded by the coding sequence ATGGCCGGGGCGGGGCCCGTCGCGATGGACGGCGGCGAGGGCAAGGGGGGTGTGCGGGCCGCGCTCGGCGGGCTGACCACCCGGGGGCGGTCCTTCCTCGCGGCCGGGATCGCCGCGGCGGTCTGCGCCTACGCGCTGGGCCAGGGGGACCTGCTGCGGGTCGGTCTGCTGCTCGCCGTGCTGCCGCTGGTGTGCGCGACCGTGCTCTACCGGACCCGCTACCGGGTGGCGGGCACCCGCCGGCTCTCCCCTTCGCGGGTCCCGGCAGGTTCCGAGGCCCGCGTGCGTCTGCGGATGGACAACGTCTCGCGCCTGCCCACGGGCCTGCTGATGCTCCAGGACCGGGTGCCGTACGTGCTCGGTCCGCGTCCCCGGTTCGTGCTGGACCGGGTGGAGGCGGGCGGCCGGCGCGAGGTGTCCTACCGGGTCCGTTCGGACCTGCGCGGGCGCTATCCGCTCGGCCCGCTGCAACTGCGGCTGAGCGACCCGTTCGGCATGTGCGAGCTGACGCGTTCCTTCAGCGCCTACGACACCCTGGTCGTGGTCCCGAGGACCGAGCCGCTGCCGCCGGTGCGGCTGGCCGGCGAGGCCTCCGGCCACGGCGAGGGGCGCCAGCGCTCCCTGGCGCTGGCCGGTGAGGACGACGTGATCCCGCGCGGCTACCGCTACGGGGACGATCTGCGCCGCGTCCACTGGCGCTCCACCGCGCGCCACGGCGAGTTGATGGTGCGCCGCGAGGAGCAGCCGCAGCGGGCCAGGTGCACGGTCCTGCTCGACACCCGGCGCGTCGCCTACCGGGGCACGGGGCCGGACTCCGCGTTCGAGTGGGCCGTCTCCGGGGCGGCCTCCGCGCTGGTGCACATGCTGGAGCGCGGCTTCGCGGTCCAGCTGCTCACCGACGTGGGCGGCGCGGCGCCGGGCGGGGCCGGCCTCGCCGGCGCCACCCACGACTCGGCGGAGTCCGCCGGGCTGATGATGGACACCCTCGCGGTCGTCGAGCACTCCGACGGCGGGGGCCTGTCCCGCGCGTACGACGGGCTGCGCGGGGGCGACGAGGGGCTGCTGATCGCCTTCCTCGGCGATCTGGACGAGGCGCAGGCCGCCGTGGCCGCCCGGATGCGGCAGCGCAGCAGCGGGGCCGTGGCCTTCGTCCTGGACGCCACCGCCTGGGTGAACGGCGCCTCGCCCGCCACCCGCGAGGCGTCCGAGCGGCGGCTGCGGCCGCTGCGCGAGTCGGGGTGGACGGTGGTGCCGGTGGAGCCCGGCGCCGAGCTGCCCGTGCTGTGGCAGCAGGCCGGACGCCACGGCACGCCGGCCGGTTCCGGCACGGCGGGATTCTCCGGGGGCTGGTCATGA